The Cohnella abietis genome has a segment encoding these proteins:
- a CDS encoding LLM class flavin-dependent oxidoreductase, whose product MGRRQNEQLKFGVLLNSTGMHLGAWKREAAKPEQALEQSYLRHLAEWAERGKFDFIFLADSLFYMVDRPAITSAAVRLEPYVMLSALSVWTNRIGLAATVSTSFNEPFHLAESFAELDTLSQGRAAWNIVTSVSDMEAQNYSRDKINEHSKRYEVADEFVELVGKLWDSVDPIEHKGEHFSVSGALPYAAIPQGRPVYIQAGSSPVGQIFAAKHAEVVFTQLSTLSEAKQFYANVKSGVERAGRNPDDLKILPALAPILGATVEEAKQKEDELHSLVDPQIGLRMLSSLFNHDLSVYPLDGPLPAIAETNGIKSTVKVMESLGINDGWTIRQISQRFAGTRGNQLFVGTPQQLADHMQEWFEERGCDGFNLTFPILPDGLEYFVEHVVPILQERGIFREDYSGTTLREHLAQSKVEAQKATGGNQND is encoded by the coding sequence ATGGGAAGAAGACAAAATGAACAGCTGAAATTCGGTGTGCTACTTAATAGCACAGGAATGCATCTGGGTGCCTGGAAGCGGGAAGCTGCTAAACCAGAGCAAGCTTTGGAGCAAAGCTATTTGCGTCACTTGGCTGAATGGGCGGAGCGGGGTAAGTTTGATTTTATTTTTCTAGCGGATTCATTGTTCTATATGGTAGATCGTCCTGCTATTACGAGTGCGGCCGTTCGTCTGGAGCCCTATGTCATGCTATCTGCGCTATCTGTTTGGACGAATCGCATCGGTTTGGCAGCTACAGTATCTACTTCGTTTAACGAACCCTTCCATCTAGCAGAGTCTTTCGCCGAGTTGGACACGCTTAGTCAGGGGCGCGCCGCTTGGAATATTGTGACCTCGGTTAGTGATATGGAGGCGCAAAATTATAGTCGTGACAAGATTAACGAGCATAGCAAGCGCTACGAGGTAGCTGATGAATTTGTTGAGCTTGTAGGCAAGCTATGGGACAGTGTTGACCCGATTGAGCATAAGGGAGAGCATTTTTCAGTGTCGGGTGCATTGCCATACGCAGCTATTCCACAAGGGCGCCCTGTTTATATCCAAGCTGGCTCTTCCCCTGTTGGACAGATTTTTGCAGCTAAGCATGCCGAGGTTGTATTTACCCAGCTGAGTACGTTGAGTGAGGCAAAGCAATTTTATGCGAATGTAAAATCTGGTGTGGAGCGTGCAGGAAGAAATCCAGATGATCTGAAAATCCTCCCGGCGCTTGCTCCTATTCTAGGTGCCACTGTGGAGGAAGCCAAGCAGAAAGAAGATGAGCTACACTCGCTTGTCGATCCGCAAATTGGATTGCGTATGCTGTCATCGTTATTTAATCATGATCTATCCGTGTATCCGCTAGATGGACCTTTGCCAGCTATTGCGGAAACGAATGGGATTAAAAGTACGGTTAAAGTGATGGAAAGCCTTGGGATAAATGATGGATGGACGATTCGGCAGATCAGTCAGCGATTTGCGGGGACTCGCGGCAATCAATTGTTCGTCGGAACACCGCAGCAGCTAGCTGATCACATGCAGGAATGGTTTGAGGAGCGCGGCTGTGACGGGTTTAATCTTACGTTCCCTATCCTTCCTGATGGTCTGGAATATTTTGTAGAGCATGTTGTCCCAATTCTTCAGGAGCGGGGAATCTTCCGTGAGGATTACAGCGGTACGACATTGCGTGAGCATCTAGCGCAGTCCAAGGTAGAAGCCCAGAAGGCGACGGGGGGAAATCAAAATGACTAA
- a CDS encoding LLM class flavin-dependent oxidoreductase: MTNGIKQMHIGVRFQQSPAKPDAFRILQELAEEAESSKLDFVTFAGPTESLGLVSALSVSTRHIGLTATIPIGFHEPYNIARKLASLDHISKGRVAWKWDIVPSEVYAANFAHIPVRSTAETYERAAELLNVVKGLWDAWEEDAIKNDKVSGVYANGLQIHELHHKGAWFKVKGAINLPRPPQGNPVLIHTASDAEDVAFAAGHAEVVLQGNLSLNDAIEQYKRIKTLAEQSGRKAKDVIVLQQVQVSAEEQGLTSSLQQWFQAGACDGFVLQLEDDQRQIRQIREQVIPALQRSGLFRLEYTGSTLREHLGLSRPIIAVKQ, encoded by the coding sequence ATGACTAACGGCATTAAGCAGATGCATATCGGTGTTCGTTTCCAGCAAAGCCCGGCAAAGCCCGATGCTTTCCGCATCCTGCAGGAGCTGGCTGAAGAGGCTGAGAGCAGTAAGCTGGATTTCGTTACTTTTGCCGGACCTACAGAATCGTTAGGGCTCGTCTCTGCCCTAAGTGTGAGTACCCGCCATATTGGCCTCACTGCTACTATTCCTATAGGCTTCCATGAGCCTTATAATATTGCTCGCAAGCTAGCTTCACTTGATCATATCAGCAAAGGCAGAGTAGCTTGGAAGTGGGACATCGTACCAAGTGAAGTGTATGCAGCTAATTTTGCCCATATCCCTGTTCGCAGCACAGCGGAGACATATGAGCGAGCAGCCGAATTGCTAAATGTCGTTAAGGGCTTGTGGGATGCATGGGAAGAAGATGCGATCAAGAATGACAAGGTGTCCGGTGTATATGCCAATGGGCTTCAGATTCATGAGCTTCATCATAAAGGAGCATGGTTTAAGGTGAAGGGAGCCATTAATCTTCCGCGTCCGCCGCAGGGGAACCCTGTCCTGATCCATACAGCTTCCGATGCAGAAGATGTCGCCTTTGCAGCCGGCCATGCGGAAGTTGTGCTTCAAGGTAACCTCTCACTTAATGACGCTATTGAGCAATACAAGCGAATCAAGACGCTGGCTGAGCAAAGTGGCAGGAAGGCAAAGGATGTCATCGTCTTGCAGCAGGTGCAGGTTTCGGCAGAAGAGCAGGGGTTAACATCATCCTTACAGCAATGGTTTCAAGCTGGGGCTTGCGATGGGTTTGTCTTGCAGCTTGAAGATGATCAGCGCCAGATCCGTCAGATTCGGGAGCAGGTTATACCAGCCTTGCAGAGAAGTGGCCTGTTTCGCCTAGAGTATACCGGTAGCACGTTAAGGGAGCATCTTGGTCTGAGCAGACCCATTATTGCTGTTAAGCAATAA
- a CDS encoding sugar phosphate isomerase/epimerase family protein yields MSKPQVAIQLYSVRDRSEKDFLGTIKEIGEIGYRNVELAGYYGHSAKEVRQALSDAGLHAPSAHVGLSVGDSAIWDNLKSQVEYGLELGLKRFIVPYYPLGENPTLDAVHSMADTLEQAAKIVKEAGLDFGYHNHAFEFLPVEGKLVIDHILERIPAELLFAEFDLGWVKVAGQDPAAYVKKYAGRVPVVHAKDFKADGKDTEIGKGTVDWDAALAACESTGVEYVIIEQEQYDISSLESAKLNFAWFKERGWL; encoded by the coding sequence ATGAGTAAACCGCAAGTAGCCATACAATTATATTCCGTTCGTGATCGTAGTGAGAAGGACTTCCTAGGAACGATTAAGGAAATCGGGGAAATTGGTTACCGCAACGTTGAGCTGGCAGGTTATTATGGACATTCAGCTAAAGAGGTTCGCCAAGCGTTGTCCGATGCTGGACTCCATGCACCTTCTGCACATGTTGGACTTTCAGTAGGCGATTCTGCTATTTGGGATAATCTTAAGTCACAAGTAGAGTATGGCTTGGAGCTGGGCTTGAAGCGTTTTATCGTTCCTTATTACCCACTTGGAGAAAATCCTACATTGGATGCTGTGCACTCCATGGCAGATACGCTTGAGCAAGCTGCGAAGATCGTGAAAGAAGCGGGCTTGGATTTCGGTTATCATAACCATGCATTTGAGTTTCTACCAGTCGAAGGCAAGCTAGTTATTGATCACATTCTGGAACGCATTCCGGCTGAGCTCTTATTTGCTGAATTCGATCTAGGCTGGGTGAAGGTGGCTGGTCAAGATCCTGCAGCGTATGTGAAGAAATATGCAGGACGTGTTCCTGTCGTACATGCTAAGGATTTCAAAGCAGACGGCAAGGATACTGAAATCGGCAAAGGAACAGTTGACTGGGATGCTGCACTAGCTGCATGCGAATCAACTGGCGTGGAATACGTTATTATCGAGCAAGAGCAGTATGATATCTCGTCGCTGGAAAGCGCAAAGCTTAACTTCGCATGGTTTAAAGAGCGCGGCTGGCTGTAA
- a CDS encoding GNAT family N-acetyltransferase, protein MIAGKGGVMMEIRQLRVDEFESRVALSQFAFQYQVAPEQMEARRLAFRPEHDWGAFDEQGALMSALLLNPLEIWVQGKQFQMGGVAGVATWPEARRQGCVSKLLVHALETMRNNGQTVSMLHPFAFSFYRKYGYEMTLEYKQYKFEPHQLPSRTETPGQIKRMTEPNIELLNSIYTAYASRFNGPLVRTPEWWKDRVLTKTGRFAVYYSADNVPEGYVFYHVADKKLVINEWVSTNEVSRVALWTYISNHDSMVTEVIISVPIDDPLPFLLSDPRIKQEIVPYFMSRIVDAQGFVAQYPWAEGLQEEEVLLSLTDAHAPWNNGSYRLVWTAEGAGQLEALEDGVSTAEKDVISCDIQSLTAMLLGNRRPSFLLEVGRISGSVENVARLERHIPTKTTFLMDFF, encoded by the coding sequence ATGATAGCTGGAAAAGGTGGTGTGATGATGGAAATTAGGCAGCTGAGAGTGGATGAGTTCGAGAGCCGTGTGGCACTATCTCAATTTGCATTTCAATATCAGGTAGCTCCTGAGCAGATGGAAGCTCGGAGATTAGCATTCCGTCCAGAGCACGATTGGGGCGCATTCGATGAGCAGGGTGCATTGATGTCAGCGCTATTGCTTAATCCTCTTGAAATCTGGGTGCAGGGCAAACAGTTCCAGATGGGCGGTGTAGCTGGGGTTGCGACTTGGCCGGAAGCAAGAAGACAAGGCTGTGTGAGCAAATTACTCGTTCATGCGCTGGAAACAATGAGGAATAACGGTCAAACCGTCAGCATGCTGCATCCGTTCGCCTTTTCTTTTTACCGTAAATATGGGTATGAGATGACATTGGAGTACAAGCAGTACAAGTTTGAACCGCATCAGCTTCCTTCTCGAACTGAGACTCCAGGTCAAATCAAGCGAATGACTGAGCCTAATATCGAGCTGTTAAATAGCATCTACACTGCCTATGCTTCACGTTTTAACGGACCCTTGGTTCGGACTCCAGAATGGTGGAAAGATAGGGTGCTGACCAAAACAGGACGATTTGCGGTTTATTATAGTGCAGATAATGTGCCTGAAGGCTATGTGTTCTATCATGTCGCGGACAAAAAGCTGGTCATTAACGAGTGGGTAAGCACGAATGAAGTGTCCCGAGTAGCCTTGTGGACGTACATTAGCAATCATGACTCGATGGTAACAGAGGTGATCATTAGCGTACCTATCGACGATCCACTGCCGTTCCTGTTGTCTGATCCGAGAATTAAGCAAGAGATCGTACCCTATTTCATGTCTCGTATTGTCGATGCACAAGGTTTTGTAGCGCAATATCCTTGGGCTGAGGGACTGCAGGAGGAAGAAGTCTTGCTGAGCCTAACCGACGCGCATGCTCCATGGAACAATGGAAGCTATCGGTTGGTGTGGACCGCTGAGGGGGCTGGACAGCTGGAAGCATTGGAGGATGGTGTATCTACAGCTGAAAAGGATGTAATCTCATGTGATATCCAGTCGTTGACGGCTATGCTGCTTGGCAACCGGAGACCGAGCTTCTTGCTGGAAGTCGGAAGAATAAGCGGCTCAGTGGAAAATGTGGCACGATTAGAGCGTCATATTCCGACAAAGACGACGTTCTTGATGGATTTTTTCTAA
- the secG gene encoding preprotein translocase subunit SecG yields MDVVLKIILVIFSLGLIAVVLLQRGKSAGLSGAITGGAEQLFGKQKARGLDLFLQRLTVGLAIGFFILSLVVAYFVKAA; encoded by the coding sequence ATGGACGTCGTTCTTAAAATAATCTTGGTTATCTTCTCATTAGGCCTAATTGCTGTTGTTTTGCTACAGCGTGGTAAAAGTGCTGGTTTGTCAGGCGCTATTACGGGTGGAGCTGAGCAATTATTCGGTAAACAGAAGGCACGCGGTCTTGACCTGTTCTTGCAGCGTCTGACTGTTGGTTTGGCGATTGGTTTCTTTATCCTTTCTTTGGTAGTCGCTTATTTCGTTAAAGCGGCTTAA
- the rnr gene encoding ribonuclease R — protein MCTEQELLDFMRETAYKPMTYKELEKHFGIEDAFEFKTFLKLLTEMEQDGKILLTRTERYGVPERMNLLRGRIQTHPKGFAFLIPDDKEHPDLYIHANDLKGTMNGDIVLARVSAKNENGKLEGEIVRIIKRAVTQVVGLFHNHDSYGFVVPDDKRINKDIFIRGEGFKGAITGQKVVVNIITYPEGRSAAEGEIVEILGHKDDPGVDILSIIRKHGLPESFPGDVLEEADKAPDTITEDEIVQQGRRDLRSKVIVTIDGEDAKDLDDAVNVEGLPNGNYLLGVHIADVSYYVREKSKLDEEAYNRGCSVYLVDRVIPMLPHRLSNGICSLNPQVDRLTMSCEMEFEPGTMKLVRHDIFTSVIRTKERMTYTNVRKILNEEDPEVAERYADLVDTFKLMQELAMGLRGNRMKRGAIDFEFQEAKVIVDPQGKPVEIVKRERSIAEQIIEEFMLVANETVAEHFHWLKVPFIYRIHEEPSNEKLMTFMQFAGNFGYAVRGKGNTVHPRALQTLLEEIQGTKEETVLSTMMLRSMKQAKYDAESLGHFGLAAEYYSHFTSPIRRYPDLAIHRVMREVLENGGTLPDNRYDSLNARMPDIASQSSERERVAVDAERDTEKLKKAEFMLDKIGEEFTGIISGVTSFGMFIELENTVEGLIRLSDLTDDYYHFHELHMALIGERTSKIYRIGDEVKIRVARVNMSDHTIDFEMMDMKSRSGSRVSFVDARGPGGFDRKRKKRNAAGKFAGIGGGSGGGHNRGGRGGDRPSGKGERSGSGRPGQANQQGGQPGRVRHADESIIINDASQAQADDRTRSKRKRKPGAHKENLEARGSVEQIQVSPTPVVSPDSAGHAGGRPPRRKDGNGSNTSSNAGSNAGPNAGSGTASKETVSNGSSTSNGSSVSSGTSAPNGNSVSLGARPNNSNGSQGSNGSSSLFPAKRGKLDMWGLPRSGNYPKNADDGTDGTKPPRKGGGGGGGRVNRAPKPFTKAEASVPKPSGDKPRRNKKPKPEVKE, from the coding sequence ATGTGCACGGAGCAGGAGTTGCTCGATTTCATGCGGGAAACCGCTTATAAACCAATGACTTATAAAGAATTAGAGAAACATTTTGGCATAGAGGATGCATTTGAATTTAAGACATTCCTGAAGCTGTTGACCGAGATGGAGCAGGATGGAAAAATTCTACTAACCCGTACAGAACGCTATGGCGTTCCGGAACGGATGAATTTGCTGCGCGGTCGTATCCAAACCCATCCGAAGGGCTTTGCATTTCTAATCCCGGATGATAAGGAGCATCCCGACTTGTACATTCACGCGAATGACTTGAAGGGAACGATGAATGGGGATATTGTGCTTGCACGAGTATCCGCTAAGAACGAGAATGGCAAGCTTGAAGGCGAGATTGTTCGCATCATTAAACGGGCTGTGACGCAAGTCGTAGGTTTATTCCATAATCATGATAGCTATGGCTTCGTAGTGCCGGATGACAAACGCATTAACAAGGATATCTTTATCCGGGGCGAAGGCTTCAAGGGTGCGATAACAGGTCAGAAGGTTGTCGTTAATATTATTACATATCCAGAAGGACGCTCAGCTGCTGAAGGTGAGATCGTGGAAATTCTGGGGCATAAGGATGATCCAGGCGTCGATATTCTGAGTATTATCCGCAAGCATGGATTGCCGGAGAGCTTTCCTGGTGATGTGCTTGAGGAAGCGGACAAGGCTCCTGATACGATCACAGAAGATGAGATTGTACAGCAGGGTCGTCGTGATTTGCGTAGCAAGGTTATCGTTACGATAGATGGCGAGGACGCTAAAGATCTCGATGACGCAGTAAATGTAGAAGGCTTACCTAACGGTAACTACTTGCTAGGTGTGCATATTGCCGACGTTAGTTACTATGTGCGGGAGAAGTCTAAGCTGGATGAAGAAGCGTATAATCGGGGCTGCAGTGTGTACTTGGTTGACCGAGTTATTCCTATGCTCCCACATCGCTTATCCAATGGTATCTGCTCCTTGAATCCTCAGGTGGATCGGTTGACGATGTCCTGTGAGATGGAGTTCGAGCCAGGAACAATGAAGCTGGTTCGCCATGACATCTTCACAAGCGTCATTCGGACAAAGGAAAGAATGACCTACACGAATGTCCGTAAAATATTAAATGAAGAAGATCCGGAAGTAGCCGAGCGTTATGCGGATTTAGTCGATACATTTAAGCTCATGCAAGAGCTGGCTATGGGTCTTCGCGGAAACCGGATGAAGCGGGGCGCAATCGACTTCGAATTCCAAGAAGCTAAAGTGATTGTCGATCCTCAGGGCAAGCCAGTTGAGATTGTTAAAAGAGAACGTTCAATTGCCGAGCAGATTATCGAAGAATTCATGCTTGTGGCAAATGAGACGGTCGCTGAGCATTTCCATTGGCTGAAGGTTCCTTTCATCTACCGGATCCATGAAGAGCCTTCTAATGAAAAGCTGATGACTTTCATGCAGTTTGCAGGTAACTTCGGTTACGCCGTTCGGGGTAAAGGCAATACCGTTCACCCTCGCGCGCTACAAACTTTATTGGAAGAAATACAGGGAACTAAGGAAGAGACCGTTCTTAGCACGATGATGCTGAGATCGATGAAGCAAGCTAAGTATGATGCCGAAAGCTTGGGCCATTTTGGCTTGGCAGCGGAATATTACTCTCATTTTACTTCGCCGATTCGTCGTTATCCCGATCTTGCTATTCATCGCGTAATGCGTGAGGTGCTTGAGAACGGTGGCACTTTGCCGGACAATCGTTACGATTCGCTTAATGCCCGTATGCCGGACATTGCTTCGCAATCTTCGGAACGCGAGCGTGTAGCGGTAGATGCAGAACGCGATACCGAGAAGCTGAAAAAGGCTGAGTTCATGCTCGATAAGATCGGTGAAGAATTTACCGGAATTATTAGTGGTGTGACTAGCTTCGGAATGTTCATCGAGCTGGAAAATACGGTCGAAGGCCTCATTCGTCTAAGTGATCTGACGGACGATTATTATCATTTCCATGAGTTGCATATGGCTTTGATTGGCGAGCGTACGTCGAAGATTTACCGGATTGGCGATGAGGTGAAAATTCGTGTAGCTCGGGTTAACATGAGCGATCATACAATCGATTTTGAGATGATGGATATGAAATCGCGTAGTGGAAGCCGTGTGAGCTTCGTAGATGCACGCGGACCGGGTGGCTTCGATCGGAAGCGTAAGAAGCGCAATGCTGCTGGCAAGTTTGCCGGTATTGGCGGCGGCTCCGGTGGTGGTCACAATCGCGGCGGACGCGGTGGCGATAGGCCTAGTGGCAAAGGTGAAAGAAGCGGTAGCGGTCGACCTGGCCAAGCCAATCAACAGGGTGGACAACCTGGCCGAGTTAGACATGCAGATGAAAGCATCATCATTAATGATGCATCGCAGGCGCAGGCTGACGATAGAACTAGAAGCAAGCGCAAGAGGAAGCCGGGTGCACATAAAGAGAATCTGGAAGCACGGGGTTCTGTTGAGCAGATTCAAGTGTCTCCCACTCCAGTGGTATCTCCGGACTCGGCGGGCCATGCAGGTGGACGTCCTCCTAGACGTAAGGACGGAAACGGTTCTAATACAAGCTCTAATGCTGGGTCTAATGCAGGTCCTAACGCTGGTTCTGGAACCGCTTCGAAGGAAACGGTATCCAACGGCTCCTCAACATCGAACGGATCTTCGGTATCCAGTGGTACTTCAGCGCCTAATGGCAATTCAGTATCACTTGGAGCGAGACCGAATAACTCAAATGGTTCGCAAGGATCAAACGGTTCAAGCAGCTTGTTCCCTGCAAAGCGTGGCAAGCTAGATATGTGGGGACTACCTCGCTCCGGCAATTATCCGAAAAACGCGGATGATGGCACGGACGGTACGAAGCCACCACGTAAGGGTGGCGGCGGTGGTGGAGGACGGGTTAACCGCGCTCCTAAGCCTTTCACTAAAGCGGAAGCATCCGTTCCGAAGCCAAGTGGAGACAAGCCAAGAAGAAATAAAAAGCCTAAGCCAGAAGTTAAAGAATAA
- the pyrB gene encoding aspartate carbamoyltransferase yields MKKLYHVLGAKQFAKEELEQLFDEAQAMEGIVARGGDRRHEGRIMTTLFFEASTRTRLSFESAMHRLGGSVIGTENAAQFSSAIKGETLEDTIRIISGYSDVFVMRHTEIGAAQRAAKVSGIPVINAGDGAGEHPTQALLDAYTIRKEFGKIDGLKIAMVGDLAYGRTVHSLSYILANYQDVMIYYISPDNVRIPDNVKKYLDEKGIRYQETNDLDSVAGTIDVLYQTRIQKERFPSLEEYEKASGQFIVDAELLSRMRKDTIVLHPLPRAGEITEEVDSDPRAAYFRQAVNGLYIRMALIDRCITQSQGK; encoded by the coding sequence ATGAAAAAGCTATATCACGTGCTCGGAGCGAAGCAATTCGCGAAGGAAGAGCTGGAGCAGCTGTTCGATGAAGCGCAAGCAATGGAAGGAATTGTTGCGCGCGGCGGGGATAGACGGCATGAAGGAAGAATTATGACGACTTTATTCTTCGAGGCTAGCACAAGAACACGGCTTTCGTTCGAATCAGCGATGCATCGGCTCGGCGGTAGTGTTATCGGTACGGAAAATGCAGCGCAATTTTCTTCCGCGATAAAGGGAGAGACGCTTGAGGATACGATTCGAATCATTAGCGGCTACAGCGATGTTTTCGTTATGCGGCATACTGAAATTGGTGCGGCGCAGCGTGCTGCGAAGGTATCGGGCATTCCGGTTATCAATGCAGGGGACGGCGCGGGTGAGCATCCTACTCAGGCTCTGCTTGATGCATACACGATTCGCAAGGAGTTTGGCAAGATCGATGGGCTTAAGATTGCGATGGTTGGAGATTTGGCGTATGGACGTACGGTGCACTCATTGAGTTATATTTTAGCTAATTATCAGGATGTTATGATTTATTATATCTCTCCAGACAATGTGCGGATTCCAGACAACGTGAAGAAGTACTTGGATGAGAAGGGAATTCGCTATCAGGAAACGAATGACCTAGATTCAGTTGCGGGCACAATAGATGTGCTATACCAAACCCGGATTCAGAAGGAGCGTTTCCCGTCTCTCGAGGAGTATGAGAAGGCTTCTGGTCAATTCATTGTTGATGCAGAGCTGTTGTCTCGTATGCGCAAAGACACCATTGTTCTTCATCCTCTACCTCGCGCAGGAGAGATCACGGAGGAAGTCGATTCTGATCCTCGCGCCGCCTATTTCCGCCAAGCTGTGAATGGTCTATACATCCGAATGGCTCTAATCGACAGATGTATAACTCAATCTCAGGGTAAATAG
- the smpB gene encoding SsrA-binding protein SmpB — MGKKDQYDKPLAQNKKASHDYFIEDTYEAGMVLTGTEIKSLRTGRANLSDSFATIRNGEIFLHNMHISPFEQGNRNNPGDPSRARKLLLHKSQIHKLLGLTKREGYTLVPLRVYIKNGYAKCLIGFGKGKKQYDKRESDAKRDSQRDIQRILREKQKVSN; from the coding sequence ATGGGTAAGAAAGACCAGTACGATAAGCCGTTAGCTCAGAATAAGAAGGCGTCCCATGATTACTTCATCGAGGACACCTATGAAGCCGGAATGGTGCTTACCGGCACGGAGATTAAGTCCCTAAGGACTGGCCGCGCGAATCTAAGCGATTCCTTCGCTACGATACGTAATGGTGAGATTTTTCTCCATAACATGCATATTAGTCCCTTCGAGCAGGGGAATCGTAACAATCCAGGCGATCCGTCTCGCGCTCGTAAGCTTCTTCTTCACAAGAGTCAGATTCATAAGCTCTTGGGATTGACCAAGCGGGAAGGCTACACACTAGTTCCTCTTCGTGTATACATTAAGAACGGCTATGCGAAGTGTCTGATCGGGTTCGGTAAAGGGAAGAAGCAATACGACAAGCGTGAGTCAGACGCTAAGCGTGATTCCCAACGTGATATTCAGCGGATCCTTCGGGAGAAGCAGAAGGTCAGTAACTAG
- a CDS encoding PIN domain-containing protein — MSYSYPFENFRALWDLEPLIISDTNGLLNIYRFSPGTTGDILKIFEQISDQIWLPAQVLEEFNRNHKNVVNKERNKYREVKAEVERITDRAKNDFEKQFLKFGKFRFPQVKELGSFVESAIEGIRSKSQEYESQITEEVEKNKAMLNEDKVKLFVDALVQNGRVGNAYSIATLLSIFSEGEKRYEYQIPPGYNDIGKDKDDPTKRQKFGDLILWKQILDQARICQKPIIFITMDEKEDWWVLDEKNKHVPLRPRDELFIEFKEYSDHELALMSLTQFVRHITQINDIIIGNKTYLELNSDLVSRDLIEQADWSVIMVGSDLTSYFIHSGELQDFLDNSLADVELEDFSIPNITISSVDIDEDQVVIEGRFESEVETIVTESYSKHYSTKKRVQITIRGSISLEFTADFSKEENLVEAESVEVKVGGFEILDVGYYGVDSKDFDDDYDNEDYNESCVDCGNPNISYFMENDDPICQSCSICYKTCSDCGRLFDSGMMGGAFCISCEGQK; from the coding sequence GTGAGTTATTCATATCCTTTTGAGAATTTTAGAGCACTTTGGGATTTGGAACCATTAATTATTTCTGATACAAATGGACTTCTAAATATATATCGTTTTTCACCAGGTACAACCGGTGATATTCTTAAAATCTTTGAGCAAATTTCAGATCAAATATGGCTTCCAGCACAAGTTTTAGAAGAGTTCAACAGGAATCATAAAAATGTTGTTAATAAAGAACGCAACAAATATAGAGAGGTTAAGGCAGAGGTAGAACGTATCACAGATAGAGCCAAAAATGATTTTGAGAAACAGTTCCTTAAGTTTGGTAAGTTTAGGTTCCCTCAAGTTAAGGAACTCGGTAGTTTCGTAGAATCTGCAATTGAGGGAATTCGTAGTAAGTCCCAAGAGTATGAGTCTCAAATTACAGAAGAAGTAGAAAAAAATAAAGCAATGCTAAATGAAGATAAAGTTAAATTATTTGTTGATGCGCTCGTTCAAAATGGTCGTGTTGGAAATGCTTATAGTATAGCGACATTATTATCTATCTTCTCAGAAGGGGAAAAACGTTACGAATATCAGATACCTCCGGGCTACAATGATATTGGAAAAGATAAGGATGATCCTACAAAAAGACAAAAGTTTGGGGATCTCATTCTCTGGAAGCAGATTTTAGACCAAGCCCGTATATGTCAGAAGCCCATTATCTTCATAACAATGGACGAAAAAGAAGATTGGTGGGTCCTGGATGAGAAAAATAAACATGTTCCTCTAAGACCAAGAGATGAGCTTTTTATTGAGTTTAAGGAGTATAGTGATCATGAATTAGCGCTGATGAGTCTCACGCAGTTCGTCAGACACATAACTCAAATAAATGATATCATTATCGGGAACAAAACCTATTTAGAGTTGAATTCAGATTTAGTCAGTAGAGACTTAATTGAACAAGCAGATTGGTCTGTAATAATGGTTGGTTCAGATCTAACTAGTTATTTTATCCATAGTGGTGAACTACAAGATTTTTTGGATAATTCGCTTGCAGATGTGGAGTTAGAGGATTTCTCGATACCTAATATAACAATAAGCTCAGTTGATATTGATGAGGATCAGGTTGTCATTGAAGGCAGATTTGAATCTGAAGTAGAAACCATTGTTACAGAATCATATTCTAAGCATTATTCTACTAAAAAGAGAGTTCAAATTACGATTAGGGGTTCCATCAGTTTAGAATTCACGGCTGACTTTAGTAAAGAGGAAAATCTAGTAGAAGCGGAGTCCGTTGAAGTAAAAGTAGGTGGCTTTGAAATATTGGATGTAGGCTATTATGGTGTTGATTCTAAAGATTTTGATGATGATTATGATAATGAAGATTATAATGAGTCTTGCGTTGACTGTGGGAATCCTAACATTTCGTATTTTATGGAAAATGATGATCCAATCTGTCAATCATGCTCAATTTGTTACAAGACCTGTTCTGATTGTGGGAGATTGTTTGATTCAGGGATGATGGGGGGAGCATTTTGCATCAGTTGTGAAGGGCAAAAATAA